CCTCCGTCGATGTCGGGCTGTGCGAGCAGGCCGGCGGCGTTGTCGGGCTTCATGCTTCCACCGTAGAGGATGCGCATTCCATCGGCGACGGCAGCAGAGAAAAGCGAGGCGATCGTTTTACGAATAAATGCATGCATCTCCTGCGCCTGCTCGGGCGTGGCGTTGCGTCCGGTGCCGATGGCCCATACCGGTTCGTAGGCAAGCACCGTATGCCCGGCGTCTTTCATGCCGGCGAATCCGCCTTCAAGCTGCTTCTTCACGACATCGAAGGCCCGGCCGCCATCGCGTTCTTCAAGCGTTTCGCCGATGCAGAAGATTGGAACAAGTCCGCCTGCAAGGGCCTTGATCAGCTTCTTGTTCACCGTGGCGTCGGTTTCATGAAAGTAGGTGCGTTGTTCGGAGTGTCCGATGATGACGTGTGTGCAGCCGGCATCAAGCAGCATATCGGCCGAGATCTTGCCGGTGAAGGCGCCCTGATCCTCCCAGTGAAGATCCTGCGCTCCAAGGTGGATGGAACTTCCTTTAAGTGCGTCGCGAACAGGAATAAGTGCGGTGTAGGGAGGACATACGACGATCTCTGCGGCTTCCTTTCCGCTCACCGTCTTTTTCAGAGCGTCGGCGAGCACTACGGCCTGCGAAGGGGTCTGGTTCATCTTCCAGTTTCCGGCAATCAGTTTCTTTCTCATGCCTCCGATTCTACTGCTCGATAGAGAGAGGCAAGCGCTTTCCTTTGCCTCAAGCTTGTCCATGCAGAGATTTCGAGATGTGAATTTCTCTTGTCAATGATCGGCGATCTCTGAAGACGGAGGGATGCTGTTACGCATCGGACAGCGACTGTATGCCCGTCTGCGCGTAACCAGTCCTCTGCACGTTTATCTGTACGCGATCCTGATCGGGTTGACGACGGGTCTTTTTGGACTCCTGTTCAATCATATTCTGCATCTTGTTCGCGATGCTATCTTTCTTCACGGCATAGGGCTATCGCTTCCGAATCCGCGAGGCGAAGGTGTTGCCGGTCTTGCCGTCGTTCCGTTTTCGCCGTATCTGCTTTTTATCGCTCCGGCGATCGGCGGCCTTTTCTCGGGCGTCGTGACGACATATTTCTGTCATGATGCCCGCGGAGGCGGAACAGACGCCATCATCCGAGCCTTTCATTCCGAAGGGGGGCGCATCGGTGGACGGGTTCCTTTCTTTAAATCGCTGGCAACGATCTTTACCGTCGGCTTCGGCGGAAGCGCGGGCAAAGAAGGGCCGATCATGCAGATCGGAGCCGGCATCGGTTCTTTTTTCGGTAAGATATTGAACGTCGGGGATCG
This region of Leptonema illini DSM 21528 genomic DNA includes:
- the tpiA gene encoding triose-phosphate isomerase codes for the protein MRKKLIAGNWKMNQTPSQAVVLADALKKTVSGKEAAEIVVCPPYTALIPVRDALKGSSIHLGAQDLHWEDQGAFTGKISADMLLDAGCTHVIIGHSEQRTYFHETDATVNKKLIKALAGGLVPIFCIGETLEERDGGRAFDVVKKQLEGGFAGMKDAGHTVLAYEPVWAIGTGRNATPEQAQEMHAFIRKTIASLFSAAVADGMRILYGGSMKPDNAAGLLAQPDIDGGLIGGAALKADSFYGIVKAAG